The Haloarcula sp. CBA1127 genome includes a region encoding these proteins:
- a CDS encoding DUF1837 domain-containing protein codes for MSEPNSANDSWSVHTQIDREEFLEQIFKCAEWEEERLNISAYCVDPNHNVIETGPFIEYVSNKYPKFVFSQDEIEEMFEEGTWPFKEAQKRSDFTDDPSNDGKLGELILFLFVDAVLDIPMVSHKIAWTQEPVQEVKGSDGLFYGIYDGKESLALSESKIHKRRHDALRNSLESIKRFHDHRGNTKTNHELNVAAKNLSSNLSEAKIQKLMDLFTGRDTSYQQIHPIFAAYNESWMLDIQAESDDEEELRERVTSELRDSGVKQYLINKLNEDEYQSLKKYQLIFFLLPLEDVDSFRKELQHAIYPFKNS; via the coding sequence GTGAGCGAACCCAACTCTGCTAATGATTCGTGGTCTGTACACACACAGATAGACCGGGAAGAATTCCTTGAGCAAATTTTCAAGTGTGCAGAATGGGAAGAGGAGAGGCTCAATATTTCCGCATATTGTGTAGATCCAAATCATAATGTGATTGAAACAGGCCCATTCATCGAGTATGTCAGTAATAAATATCCGAAGTTTGTATTCTCCCAAGACGAGATCGAGGAAATGTTCGAGGAGGGTACTTGGCCATTCAAAGAAGCTCAGAAGCGATCAGATTTTACTGACGACCCAAGTAACGATGGCAAACTTGGGGAGCTAATTCTCTTCCTATTCGTCGATGCTGTATTAGATATTCCGATGGTAAGCCACAAAATCGCTTGGACACAAGAACCGGTACAAGAAGTTAAGGGATCTGATGGACTCTTCTATGGAATATATGATGGAAAGGAATCTCTTGCACTCAGTGAGTCGAAAATACACAAGCGACGGCATGATGCACTACGAAACTCACTTGAGAGCATCAAGCGGTTCCACGATCATAGAGGGAATACGAAAACTAACCATGAACTTAATGTGGCGGCAAAGAATCTCAGCTCAAATCTCTCAGAAGCAAAAATACAAAAATTGATGGATCTGTTCACCGGACGTGACACTTCGTATCAGCAGATTCACCCGATATTCGCAGCGTATAATGAAAGCTGGATGCTAGACATACAAGCAGAATCTGATGATGAGGAAGAGTTACGCGAACGTGTAACTTCTGAATTACGCGACTCTGGAGTCAAACAGTACCTAATTAATAAACTAAATGAGGATGAGTACCAGTCACTGAAAAAGTACCAACTCATTTTTTTCCTCCTCCCACTGGAGGATGTGGACTCATTTCGTAAGGAACTGCAGCACGCGATTTACCCATTTAAGAATTCATGA
- a CDS encoding DEAD/DEAH box helicase, producing MTETGKSTYEIAEGFDVFNDCLDALTANLIQEDLGVSEHNQTGLDTFQEDRNSETITDEDIRQSAWLASALASSDNDTHKLKALSFGILAYLRYQGNEQESLYKRYLYIILSRVGNLPAFENIRRAEDQLGFETQLINSLDSVLGLELESNLDEYEIDEGKILSEFQMEIYNLLIEGKDVAISGPTSSGKSFVLQEYIDHQITREEGFEAIYVVPTRALISEVSRDLSTRHEEIEVRTGAYFEKGDIDDTDEDNADVFLVVTPERCLKLIDPSTRHQIDPSLVFLDELQNVEEDQRGVLFESIIQYLTDYYPSAQIVAAGPYLDNPGNTLESLTGRDVEEVSTAFTPILQLKTTLRFISQKSKINRELELEIHSPSGDTMSIRVPEPESMTYSEVKGNKKKSLRKIIETFGKDTKNLIYSARKDYAEDRARHIASFRDTQPVEASVQDLIDFLSDAIHKEYSLIECLEKGVAYHHGMVPKIAREEIEQIYDNSAFLDTIITTPTLMQGVNLPAEKIFLVSANRGREKLSDFEFNNLIGRVGRLDTKLYGSIYCIETEGDEWADDKLGNDEKKEIESATSKATNNAKQLIDALQRDDLSQIDDDAIRYTSILLRGRYLKDQDTVAAYLQNKGFDKENIQAAEEALQSTLVNVEIPESVLRKNPTVDPIKQNTLYQNLQQNPDPWIVAPNRHEYSYEQFESVTSRLNSIFKFTNDPEMGIETEVRETENWGLGPIIYAGNEWLRGYNYNTIITGRQESEAVNDGDINTSIRKALQTVRTDIRFVLVKYYGILTTLLEHGDIEAPDWMLRFDQMLEMGSMRYNQIRLMSMGVDRSVAVSLRIPEDVDDAVGYLNENRGNIAPFYKRHLKNQGIL from the coding sequence ATGACGGAAACTGGAAAGTCAACATACGAAATCGCAGAAGGGTTTGATGTATTTAATGACTGTCTGGATGCTCTGACAGCTAATCTAATACAGGAAGATTTGGGGGTTTCAGAACACAATCAAACGGGACTCGATACTTTCCAAGAGGATAGAAACTCAGAGACCATCACTGACGAGGATATTCGGCAGAGTGCGTGGCTTGCCTCGGCGCTTGCTTCCAGTGACAATGACACTCACAAACTAAAAGCTCTCTCGTTCGGTATTCTAGCTTATCTTAGGTATCAAGGCAATGAGCAAGAATCATTGTATAAACGATATTTATACATCATTCTCTCTCGGGTTGGAAACCTTCCTGCGTTTGAGAACATTCGCAGAGCAGAAGACCAACTCGGCTTTGAGACCCAGCTGATTAACTCCTTAGACTCAGTGTTAGGACTTGAGCTAGAATCAAATCTTGATGAGTATGAAATAGATGAGGGGAAGATATTGTCAGAATTCCAGATGGAAATTTATAATTTACTCATTGAGGGTAAAGACGTTGCCATTTCTGGGCCAACCTCATCTGGTAAGTCGTTCGTTTTACAGGAATATATTGATCATCAAATAACTAGGGAAGAGGGTTTTGAAGCGATCTACGTCGTTCCAACTCGCGCGCTGATCTCCGAAGTCAGCCGAGATTTATCCACTCGGCACGAAGAGATTGAAGTTCGAACTGGAGCTTACTTTGAGAAGGGAGATATTGATGATACTGATGAAGATAATGCCGACGTGTTTCTTGTTGTCACTCCAGAACGATGTCTGAAATTGATTGATCCAAGCACCCGACATCAAATCGATCCAAGTCTTGTATTCCTTGATGAACTGCAAAATGTTGAAGAAGACCAACGAGGTGTGCTTTTTGAAAGCATCATCCAATATCTAACAGACTACTACCCGAGTGCTCAGATTGTCGCTGCAGGTCCATATCTAGATAATCCTGGAAATACACTAGAATCCCTAACAGGTCGCGATGTTGAGGAGGTCTCAACAGCGTTTACACCGATTCTCCAACTTAAAACTACACTTCGATTTATTAGCCAGAAGTCGAAAATAAACCGCGAGTTGGAACTGGAAATTCATAGCCCCTCTGGAGATACGATGAGCATCCGGGTTCCAGAACCAGAAAGTATGACTTATTCCGAAGTCAAAGGTAATAAGAAAAAATCACTCCGAAAAATAATCGAAACCTTCGGAAAAGATACTAAGAACTTGATCTACTCTGCTAGGAAAGACTATGCCGAAGATCGAGCAAGGCATATCGCTAGTTTTCGGGATACACAGCCGGTTGAGGCATCAGTTCAGGATTTGATTGATTTTCTTTCCGATGCAATTCACAAAGAATACTCGCTGATCGAATGTCTTGAAAAAGGAGTTGCATATCACCACGGAATGGTTCCGAAGATTGCAAGAGAAGAAATTGAACAGATTTACGATAACTCTGCATTTCTGGATACAATCATAACAACCCCAACACTAATGCAGGGGGTAAATCTTCCTGCTGAAAAGATTTTCTTGGTGAGTGCAAACCGAGGGCGCGAAAAACTCTCTGACTTCGAATTCAATAATCTTATTGGACGTGTTGGTCGATTAGACACCAAGCTCTACGGTTCTATTTATTGTATTGAAACAGAAGGCGATGAGTGGGCGGACGACAAGTTGGGTAATGACGAAAAAAAGGAAATTGAGTCTGCCACATCTAAGGCCACAAATAACGCCAAGCAATTGATCGATGCCCTCCAACGGGACGACCTCAGTCAAATTGATGACGATGCTATTAGGTATACATCAATTCTGCTCCGTGGTCGGTACTTGAAGGATCAAGATACTGTAGCTGCGTATCTACAAAACAAAGGTTTCGACAAAGAAAATATTCAAGCTGCTGAGGAAGCCCTCCAATCAACGTTAGTGAACGTTGAGATACCCGAGTCGGTTTTGCGAAAAAACCCAACGGTTGACCCAATCAAACAAAATACTCTCTATCAAAATCTCCAGCAGAACCCGGATCCTTGGATCGTGGCTCCAAACCGCCACGAATATTCATATGAACAATTTGAGAGCGTAACCAGTCGACTCAACTCGATTTTCAAGTTTACGAATGATCCCGAAATGGGGATCGAGACCGAAGTTCGAGAAACGGAAAACTGGGGGCTTGGCCCAATCATATATGCCGGTAACGAGTGGCTGAGGGGTTACAATTATAACACCATCATCACTGGTCGGCAGGAATCAGAAGCAGTTAACGATGGAGATATTAATACGTCGATTCGGAAGGCGCTTCAAACCGTACGGACAGATATCCGATTTGTTCTCGTGAAGTATTATGGGATATTGACAACACTACTCGAACACGGAGATATAGAAGCCCCAGACTGGATGCTGCGGTTTGATCAGATGCTTGAGATGGGTTCTATGCGCTACAATCAAATTAGACTCATGTCGATGGGTGTAGACCGATCTGTGGCGGTCAGTCTCAGGATCCCAGAAGATGTAGATGACGCGGTAGGCTATTTGAACGAAAATCGCGGGAATATCGCCCCGTTCTATAAGCGGCATCTCAAGAACCAAGGAATCCTCTGA
- a CDS encoding DUF4238 domain-containing protein: protein MPEYKNQHYVPQHFLRGWAEDEKVSVYHIEEGAIQV from the coding sequence ATGCCAGAGTACAAGAACCAACACTACGTCCCACAGCATTTCCTCCGTGGATGGGCCGAAGACGAGAAAGTCAGCGTCTACCACATCGAGGAGGGAGCAATTCAGGTATAG
- a CDS encoding FaeA/PapI family transcriptional regulator: MSTKGPEPTVSDTELIEAIDRTNRPFATAGEVAELVDLSNWRVRQRLERLDEQNKINRSRIGGGPFIYWLDGSFSDESR, from the coding sequence ATGTCTACGAAAGGTCCGGAACCAACGGTCAGTGATACCGAGCTAATCGAGGCGATCGATCGAACTAACAGACCATTCGCAACAGCTGGAGAAGTTGCTGAATTGGTCGATTTATCCAACTGGCGAGTGCGTCAGCGGCTGGAGAGACTTGACGAACAGAATAAGATCAACCGTTCACGGATTGGTGGCGGGCCGTTTATTTATTGGCTCGATGGCTCATTTTCGGACGAATCCAGATAG
- a CDS encoding winged helix-turn-helix domain-containing protein, protein MHMAYKPALGTTEIADMVGISQQAASKRLSRLEEERLIESDKIGNARAWWLTDNGRRYLDSSENEPSSQ, encoded by the coding sequence ATGCATATGGCCTACAAACCAGCTCTCGGGACGACGGAGATAGCAGATATGGTTGGGATCAGCCAACAGGCGGCGTCAAAAAGACTCAGTCGATTAGAGGAAGAGAGACTGATTGAATCGGATAAAATTGGAAATGCTAGGGCATGGTGGCTCACTGACAACGGGCGTCGCTATCTGGATTCGTCCGAAAATGAGCCATCGAGCCAATAA
- a CDS encoding helix-turn-helix transcriptional regulator produces the protein MTTYHALLGFQRDLLEAIAALENDPYGLVLKAYLDERYAEPINHSRLYQNLGTIAEQDLINRDELDARTNVDLLTDAGRHLVRRQADTLPNLCDLPRLVVEGGAQ, from the coding sequence ATGACGACCTACCACGCCCTGTTGGGCTTCCAGCGCGACCTGCTGGAAGCCATCGCCGCCCTCGAGAACGATCCCTACGGTCTCGTACTGAAAGCGTACCTCGACGAGCGTTACGCCGAGCCGATCAACCACAGCCGACTCTACCAGAATCTCGGCACAATCGCTGAACAGGACCTGATCAACCGCGACGAACTCGACGCCCGGACGAATGTGGATCTGTTGACCGACGCTGGCAGACACCTCGTTCGACGTCAGGCCGACACACTTCCAAACCTGTGTGACCTGCCACGACTCGTCGTTGAAGGGGGTGCGCAGTAA
- a CDS encoding type II toxin-antitoxin system VapC family toxin — MAVAAVDTGVLIGMADADDQHHGTAMEIVRGMDHGELPTGHVTNYVALETLNWIHNRKHQQTAVETYERLNRSAGFEILHAAQKDFTNALGLFETYDRLSLGDATIVAYMQREGIEYLYSFDDDFDAVNDIARLETPNNPF; from the coding sequence ATGGCAGTTGCAGCTGTGGATACAGGTGTCCTCATAGGGATGGCAGATGCCGATGATCAGCACCACGGTACCGCCATGGAGATCGTTCGTGGGATGGATCACGGTGAACTACCGACAGGACATGTAACAAACTACGTCGCCCTTGAAACACTCAATTGGATACACAATCGAAAGCACCAGCAGACGGCTGTCGAGACGTACGAGCGGCTCAACCGGTCTGCGGGGTTTGAGATCCTCCACGCAGCACAGAAGGATTTTACCAACGCCCTCGGGCTGTTTGAAACGTACGACCGACTCTCCCTCGGTGACGCAACTATTGTCGCGTACATGCAGCGAGAAGGGATTGAATATCTGTATTCGTTCGATGATGACTTTGACGCGGTCAATGATATAGCGCGGCTAGAGACGCCGAACAATCCATTCTAA
- a CDS encoding AbrB/MazE/SpoVT family DNA-binding domain-containing protein, translating into MATDDAPEETKVSDRGMVTIPASLRRRLDIEPGDKLRWDTDDDGTLVVEVVKQHYGAFDDFEPVSMGGDGKETHDIAGHEDKSGFTGDN; encoded by the coding sequence ATGGCAACAGACGACGCTCCTGAAGAGACCAAAGTTAGTGACCGAGGAATGGTTACCATTCCGGCATCGCTACGCCGTCGGCTCGATATAGAGCCGGGTGATAAGCTCCGCTGGGACACTGACGATGATGGGACGCTCGTCGTCGAGGTTGTCAAGCAACACTACGGTGCCTTCGATGATTTTGAGCCCGTCTCGATGGGTGGCGACGGCAAAGAAACGCATGACATCGCTGGTCATGAGGACAAGTCTGGCTTTACGGGAGATAACTGA